The segment GGACGCGCCGACATCGGCGACGGAAGGATCGCCGCATTTCAGCAGCACTTCCCACTTGCCTGATGTCGCCGAAAACACGCCGTCATCCTCGCTGATCTCGATGATATGGCCGAAGGCATTATCGGCGCGCGGATTGGCGCTGTCGATCTGCTCCGGCTTGCGCTTGGTGTTGTTGGTCAGCATGACATAGACCTTGCCGTTCACGGCATTGGGCTCGATGTCTTCCGGCCGGTCCATCTTGGTTGCGCCGAGCAGGTCTGCGGCGCGACGTGTTTCGATCAGGACATCGGCCTGGCTGGCAAACCCGTTTTCCGCCGTCAGCGGGCCTTGGCCGAAGGTCAGCGGCAGCCATTTCAGCGTACCATCCGCCGAAAACTTGGCGACATAAAGCGTGCCATCGTCGAGCAGATCGAGATTGGCGGCGCGGTCGGCCGCATTATAAGTACCCGCGGTCACGAACTTGTAGACATAGTCGAAGCGCTCGTCGTCGCCGAGATAGAGAACAACGCGGCCATCCTTGGAGACGATATTGGCTGCACCCTCATGCTTGACGCGGCCGAGCGCGGTGCGTTTCTTCGGCACCGACTGCGGATCAAGGGCATCGACTTCCACGATCCAGCCATAACGGTTCGGCTCGTTCGGCTCCTTGGAAAGATCGAAGCGATCGTAGAAATTCGCCCACTCATAAGCGCCTTCCGGCACGCCGTAACGCTTGTAGTTGGCCGCTTCCTTATGGCCTTCCGGCAGCTTGCCGGAGAAATAGCCATGGAAGTTTTCCTCAGCCATGATGTAGGTGCCCCATGGCGTGACGCCGCCGGCGCAATTGTTCATCGTGCCAATCACCTTCGTGCCCGTCGCGTCGGCCGACGTCTTCAGCCGGTCGTGCCCGGCCGCGGGGCCGGTCAACTGCATCTCCGTCGTTGCCGTGATGCGGCGGTTATATTGGCCATCCGGCACGATCTGCCATTTGCCGTCGACCTTTCGGATCTCGACGATCGTACCGCCATGCGCCGCCATTTCGACGTCGACCTGCGCCTGGCTGAGCGGCGCCTGCCTGATCTTGCCATCAGCGATGGTCACCAAACCCGGAAACATCAGATGCGGGTTGGTATATTCGTGATTGACGACCAGCAGGCCGTGCTCGGACGAACCGTTCAGCGGGATATAGCCGACATAATCATTGTTGTAGCCGAACTGTCGGCGCTGGGCCTCGGCCGTCTGGTTCTTGGGATCGAAGGCAGGCGAATCGGCAAAGAGCGCGTCGCCCCAGCGCAGCAGCACGCTAGCGTCATAACCTTCGGCGACATGGTGATCGGCATCAACGCCGGCTTCGACCTCCTTGAACGCGAAAGCCGTACCACCGGCGGCCCGTGCCTTTTCCGCACTCAGCAAAGCGAGCGGCCCCACCGTCGCAGTGATTGCGGAAACGGCGAGCGTCCCCTGCAGGAAGCCACGGCGGGAAAAGCGACGTCCGATGATTTCCCCCATCGTCGGATTGCCGGTGCCATTGCGCCCCTCGCCATCAGCCTCTTCCAGTTGGCTTGTCGGGAATATGTCTTTTTGCGTGAGATTTCCAGTCATTGCACTACCCCCAAGTTTAGCAGCAATCCTAATTTAGAACCGATGAAACTCTAGGTTTGCCATATGACAGGTAGATGAAAAAATGCCCCACGCGGGTAGCGCGCGGGCACCGCGCTACCCTGCCTGTGGAAATCGTTGTGACTAGACCGCGATTGCCCTCAGCGGCAGATCTTCGTCGTCATTCTCCTCATCGGAGACAACATCCGGGATGTCTGCCTCACGCCAGGCGATCGTGCCGGTGAGCCGCGCATGCGTATCGGCGGCGATCGGCACGACGAGCACCCTATTGGGATCGACCGGCCCCGGAAAGGCGAGCGCGTTATAAGCGACCTTCTCGAAACCGAGCGGACCGTAGTAAGGCGGATCGCCGACCAGGATCACCGCTTCCGACCCCTTGCGCTTGGCGGCTTCGACAGCGATCCGCACGAGCTCGCGGCCGATACCCTGGTTCTTGTGCGAGGGCCGCACGGCGAGCGGTCCCAGCAGATGCCCTTTGACAGAACCGGCCAGCACCGGCGTCATCCGGACGGAGGCGATCGTCTCGCCATCGTCGGCGCAGATGAAGGAGAGTGAGCGATCATGCGGCCCCTGCTCGCGAATCCGCGCTGCGGCGCGGGTGAACCGGCCGGGACCGAATGCTTCTTCGTTGATGATTTCGATGACAGCGTCATGCGACGCGTCCTCAGTGAGGTAGACCAGTTCGTGCTTGTGCATTAGACCAAAGAAACCAGATAGACATACGGGATGGTTCTCGAAAACGCTTGTCGAGCGTTCGGGATCATCGGCGTCGTCGCAGGCTTCTGATTGCTTCCATGGCAAGTGGTCCTCAAATTATGACAAGCCCGATAGCAGGAAATGCGCGGCTCGTCCAATGCAAAATGCGAGTGGCGCTTATTGAGGCATGATCTTATCCGAAACCGCCTCGCACTTTTCGGGATCATGTCTGTGACGCACTGTTCATCGTTTGCCGTCTCGAAATTCCGCGGGCATACCGTATTTTCCAGATCAAGTTCTTCGACAGGATCTCCGAAAGGATAGAGCAATGGGCATGTTGGTCGACGGCGCCTGGCATGACGTGTGGTATGACACCAAGGAAACCAAGGGTCATTTCAAGCGCGCGGCTTCGCAGTTTCGCAACTGGATCACCGCGGATGGGGCGCCGGGTCCGAGTGGCACAGGCAGCTTCAAGGCCGAGGCAGGCCGCTACCATCTCTATGTCTCGCTGGCCTGCCCCTGGGCGCACCGCACCTTGATCTTCCGTAAGCTGAAAAAGCTCGAGAGCCTGATCTCCGTTTCCATCGTCGATCCGCTGATGCTGGAAAACGGCTGGGAGTTCAAAGGCAGGGATGGCGGCACTGTCGATCACCTCTTCGGCGCAAAGGCGCTTTGGGAAGTCTACATCAAGGCCGATCCGCATTATTCCGGCCGCGTCACCGTTCCCGTCCTTTGGGACAAGCAGACCGGCACGATCGTCAATAATGAATCCTCCGAGATCATCCGCATGTTCAACAGCGCCTTCGACGGCCTGACCGGTTCGAAGGACGACTTTTATCCCATGGAACTTCGCGGCGACATCGATGCACTGAACGAGATCGTCTACGACACGGTCAATAATGGTGTCTACAAATCCGGCTTCGCCACCACGCAGGAAGCCTATGAGGAAAATGTCCTTCGTCTGTTCGAAACCCTGGACATGCTCGATAAGCGCCTGGAACGGAACCGCTATCTCTTCGGTGACCGGCTAACCGAGGCAGACTGGCGGCTGTTCACCACGCTCGCCCGCTTCGATGCCGTCTATATCGGTCACTTCAAATGCAATATCCGCCGCATCGAGGATTACCGCAATCTGTCCGGATACCTGCGTGACCTCTACCAGGTCTCCGGCGTCGCCGAGACGACCAATCTCGTGCACATCAAAAATCACTATTATCGCAGCCACAAGACGATCAATCCCACCGGCATCGTCCCCGTGGGTCCCGATCTCGATTTCAACCGGCCACATGCCCGCGAACGGCTGGCAAAGGCCGCTTGAGGCAGCAGGCCTACCAGTAATTCGAGGGTGGCATGTCGCCCTCCAGCTCCTTCAACCGCCGGTAGGTTGCCTTGGTCGTTCCGGGCGGCAGGGCATCAAGCGGAAAGAAGCCGCTTTCGACGATTTCCAGATCCGGCTTACGCGGCACGGTCTGCTCGACTTCCACGCGGTAGAAGATGACGTGATCGCGCTTGCTGGTTCTGTTGTTGAAGTAGACGTGGAAGATCTGCGGCCGGCCCGAGATCACCAGATTGCCCTCTTCGCGCAGCTCCTTCGCCAGCGCCTGCTCCACCGTCTCATGGCGCTCGACACCGCCGCCCGGCATGTGCCAGCCGGCAACATAGGAATGCCGCACCAGGAAAATCCGCCCCTCCCGGTCGAAGCAGGCTGCCCGCACGCCCATGGTCATGCTGCGGGTGAGCACGAAATAGCTGTGCAGCATTCGACCGAACAGCTTGGCCCGCCAGCCGCGGACTTCGTCGGGAGCAGCGCTGTCGTTCATGCCCGGCCTCCGGCGTTGCGATCCACCACCGAAAAACCGATGTATTTGTTTTGACAATAGACTGAGCTATGTCTCATCTCATGTTCAAGCTCGCGCATATTTCCGACGTTCACCTGGGCCCCCTCCCACGGCTTTCGATCAGAGAACTCGCCTCCAAACGCATTACCGGATTTGTGAACTGGCACCGGAACCGGCGCAAGCATCTTTTTGGCGGAACGCTCGATCTTCTGCTCGAAGACATCAAGTCTAAGCAGGCCGATCATCTTGCCGTGACCGGCGATCTCGTCAATCTCGCCAGCGGCATCGAAATCCGCACCGCTTCGGAATGGCTGAAGACGCTCGGCGATCCTGCCTTCACCTCCGTCGTGCCCGGGAATCACGACGCCTATGTGCCCGGCTCCTACGAGAAGGCCATGCGCGCTTGGTATCCTTATGTCCAGGGCGACCATGCGCCGGCTGAGTGGCAGGAGGGCCGGCGCATTTTTCCCTATCTGCGCATTCGCGACCGCGTCGCGCTGATCGGCTGCTCGACGGCGGTGGCGACGCCCCCCTTTGCCGCGAGCGGCTTCTATTCGGCCCGGCAGGCACGCGAGACGGTGAATATGCTGCGTGCCGCGGGCGAAGCGGGCCTTTTTCGCGTGGTGATGATCCATCACCCACCGATCCGGGGCGCAACCAGCTTCTATAAGCGCATGATCGGCATCCGCCGCTTCGCCGCCGTCATATCGACAGGCGGCGCCGAACTGGTTCTGCACGGCCACACGCATCTTAACACGCTGCATTGGCTGAGGGGGCAAACCGGCCCGGTGCCCGTCGTCGGCATTGCATCGGCCTCACAAGGTCCTGGCGGACTGAAGCCGCCCGCCGCCTACAATCTCTTCACCATTGACGGCAATCCCGGCGCCTGGGAGCTCAAAGCCGAGCGCTTCAGCCTCAATGCCCGAGGCGACGACGTCGAGGAGCACGGCGTCGATATCTTGGCTTGGTAATCTCCGGCATTTTGTGAAGACGCTCGCGTCGTTTCGGTAGCGTTTTCGAATATCCGGAGCTACAATTCTCGCATCGAATTTCGGGAGGATGGAATGGGTTTTGGTGCAGTAATGAAGAGTTCCGCAGTGACCGCGCTTGCCGTGGGATTTCTCGTTTGCACCAGCCTGCAGGCTCTCGCGGCCGGCTCAGAGAGCGACGAGACGGCACCGCCGCCGAAGACCAAAACCACGACGGAATGCACCGATGGCAAGGTCTGGGACAAGGATAAAAAAGAATGCGTGAAACCGCAGAAAAGTGGTTTTAACGACGATCAGCTTTTCCAGGCGGCGCGCGAGTTCGCCTATGCCGGCCAATATGACAACGCCATCACCGTCCTGAAACTCGCCAAGAACCAGGACGATCCCCGCATTCTCAACTATCTCGGTTATTCCAACCGCAAAGCCGGGCGCATGCAGCTCGGCATGACCTATTATCGCAAGGCTCTCCAGCGCGACGAGAACTACATCCTCGCTCGTTCCTATATGGGCCAGGCGCTGCTCGAACAGGGCGATGTGCAGGCAGCGCGCGTGCAACTTGTTGAAATTCGTGATCGCGGCGGCGAAAACACCTGGGCCTATCGTTCGCTGCTGCAATCGCTGAATGGTCAAATCAGGTATTGAAAAGGTGCAGAAACCCTATTCCTCAAGATCGTGTGAGAAGTGGAGATGAAGCGCCAAACCGTTTTTTGAAGACTTGCGAAACGGCACGAAAATGGTCCATACCAACACAGAACGATCCTTCGGCTCAATTAACTCTTTCCCAAAGAAAAGCCGTCTTTTGCCGGAGAATGACCGCAGTTTGACAACCCCCAACTCGCTTCTGGAAAGACAATGCCTACGCCGGTAGCCGCCATCGACATCAGACGAGATCTGGTCGGCCTTCTTCCGAAGCTCCGGCGCTTCGCCTTGACATTAGCGGGCGATACGACTGACGCGGACGAACTCGTGCAGAGCGTCTGCCAGCGCGGCATTGCGAAATTCCATCTGTGGAACAATGACGGCCGGCTCGAAAGCTGGCTTTACACCATGTCCCGCCATCAATGGGTGGATGAGGCGCGGCGTCTTCGGCTGCGGCCTGCGTCAAAGGGTAGCGCGCTGGAACAAGGCGAACTGACAGCACCGGGCATACGCGCCAATCCGGTCGAAGCAAACGAAGCGCATCAAATGGTCACATCTTTGCCCGAAGGGCTTGCCAGTGTCTTCCTGCTCGTCGATGTCGAAGGGCACAGCTACAAACAGGCGGCCGATATTCTTGGCATTTCCTTGTCGACGGTGGCGTCGCGGCTTTCCGGCGCCCGCCTTCGCCTCGCCACTCAAGGTCACAGCCGCTCGCCGCGAAGGTTTTAGAATTGCAGGATATGAAGAAAATGCCGCTCGAAACTCGTTTATCCGCCTTTATGGACGGTGAGACGAGCCGCGAGGAGAAAGAGGAGCTGGAGCGGCTCATTGCCTCCGATCCGGAAGCGCGGCGGATTTTCGATGAGCTGAAGCATGGCTCCGATGTCGGCCGCAAGGCTTTCGACGAGGTGCTGAAGGAGCCGGTGCCGCTGGCGCTGGTGCGCTCCATCAAAAGCGCTCAGGCGCCGAAGGCGCGCGAGCCCGCCCCTCGCGTTTCCCGGCCGTCCCTCAAGCTTGCTCCGACCGGTCGACAGGCGCTCGCCGCCGCCCTCATCCTCTTCGTGGTCGGCGGCGGCATCGGTTATCTCTTTGG is part of the Rhizobium sp. CB3090 genome and harbors:
- a CDS encoding PhoX family phosphatase, which codes for MTGNLTQKDIFPTSQLEEADGEGRNGTGNPTMGEIIGRRFSRRGFLQGTLAVSAITATVGPLALLSAEKARAAGGTAFAFKEVEAGVDADHHVAEGYDASVLLRWGDALFADSPAFDPKNQTAEAQRRQFGYNNDYVGYIPLNGSSEHGLLVVNHEYTNPHLMFPGLVTIADGKIRQAPLSQAQVDVEMAAHGGTIVEIRKVDGKWQIVPDGQYNRRITATTEMQLTGPAAGHDRLKTSADATGTKVIGTMNNCAGGVTPWGTYIMAEENFHGYFSGKLPEGHKEAANYKRYGVPEGAYEWANFYDRFDLSKEPNEPNRYGWIVEVDALDPQSVPKKRTALGRVKHEGAANIVSKDGRVVLYLGDDERFDYVYKFVTAGTYNAADRAANLDLLDDGTLYVAKFSADGTLKWLPLTFGQGPLTAENGFASQADVLIETRRAADLLGATKMDRPEDIEPNAVNGKVYVMLTNNTKRKPEQIDSANPRADNAFGHIIEISEDDGVFSATSGKWEVLLKCGDPSVADVGASFSTDTTKNGWFGMPDNCSIDAAGRLWVATDGNNNKATGRTDGLWAVDTEGAARATSKLFYRVPVGAELCGPLFLPDDRTAFVAVQHPGDGGDDWSGHGRPSYYEDLSTRWPDFKPDMPVRPAVVVITKTGGGKIAV
- a CDS encoding N-acetyltransferase; this translates as MHKHELVYLTEDASHDAVIEIINEEAFGPGRFTRAAARIREQGPHDRSLSFICADDGETIASVRMTPVLAGSVKGHLLGPLAVRPSHKNQGIGRELVRIAVEAAKRKGSEAVILVGDPPYYGPLGFEKVAYNALAFPGPVDPNRVLVVPIAADTHARLTGTIAWREADIPDVVSDEENDDEDLPLRAIAV
- a CDS encoding glutathione S-transferase family protein; protein product: MGMLVDGAWHDVWYDTKETKGHFKRAASQFRNWITADGAPGPSGTGSFKAEAGRYHLYVSLACPWAHRTLIFRKLKKLESLISVSIVDPLMLENGWEFKGRDGGTVDHLFGAKALWEVYIKADPHYSGRVTVPVLWDKQTGTIVNNESSEIIRMFNSAFDGLTGSKDDFYPMELRGDIDALNEIVYDTVNNGVYKSGFATTQEAYEENVLRLFETLDMLDKRLERNRYLFGDRLTEADWRLFTTLARFDAVYIGHFKCNIRRIEDYRNLSGYLRDLYQVSGVAETTNLVHIKNHYYRSHKTINPTGIVPVGPDLDFNRPHARERLAKAA
- a CDS encoding NUDIX domain-containing protein, coding for MNDSAAPDEVRGWRAKLFGRMLHSYFVLTRSMTMGVRAACFDREGRIFLVRHSYVAGWHMPGGGVERHETVEQALAKELREEGNLVISGRPQIFHVYFNNRTSKRDHVIFYRVEVEQTVPRKPDLEIVESGFFPLDALPPGTTKATYRRLKELEGDMPPSNYW
- a CDS encoding metallophosphoesterase; amino-acid sequence: MFKLAHISDVHLGPLPRLSIRELASKRITGFVNWHRNRRKHLFGGTLDLLLEDIKSKQADHLAVTGDLVNLASGIEIRTASEWLKTLGDPAFTSVVPGNHDAYVPGSYEKAMRAWYPYVQGDHAPAEWQEGRRIFPYLRIRDRVALIGCSTAVATPPFAASGFYSARQARETVNMLRAAGEAGLFRVVMIHHPPIRGATSFYKRMIGIRRFAAVISTGGAELVLHGHTHLNTLHWLRGQTGPVPVVGIASASQGPGGLKPPAAYNLFTIDGNPGAWELKAERFSLNARGDDVEEHGVDILAW
- a CDS encoding tetratricopeptide repeat protein, which produces MKSSAVTALAVGFLVCTSLQALAAGSESDETAPPPKTKTTTECTDGKVWDKDKKECVKPQKSGFNDDQLFQAAREFAYAGQYDNAITVLKLAKNQDDPRILNYLGYSNRKAGRMQLGMTYYRKALQRDENYILARSYMGQALLEQGDVQAARVQLVEIRDRGGENTWAYRSLLQSLNGQIRY
- a CDS encoding RNA polymerase sigma factor; this translates as MPTPVAAIDIRRDLVGLLPKLRRFALTLAGDTTDADELVQSVCQRGIAKFHLWNNDGRLESWLYTMSRHQWVDEARRLRLRPASKGSALEQGELTAPGIRANPVEANEAHQMVTSLPEGLASVFLLVDVEGHSYKQAADILGISLSTVASRLSGARLRLATQGHSRSPRRF